From one Mycobacterium colombiense CECT 3035 genomic stretch:
- the pheA gene encoding prephenate dehydratase, with protein sequence MARIAYLGPEGTFTEAALRQITAAGLVPGQAAGGVDPSPVDSTSAALDAVRDGTAEYACVPIENSIDGSVTPTLDSLAIGSPLQVFAETTLDVAFSIAVKPGRSAADVRTLAAFGVAAAQVRQWVAANLADAKLRPAYSNADAAQQVAEGHADAAVTSPLAVTRWGLATLADGVVDESNARTRFLLVGRPGPPPARTGADRTSVVLRIDNAPGALLAALAEFAIRGIDLTRIESRPTRTGLGTYRFFADCVGHIDDDAVAEALKALHRRCADVRYLGSWPTGSPAGALPPSADEGARWLAQLRDGKPDERGSLG encoded by the coding sequence GTGGCCCGCATCGCTTACCTCGGTCCGGAGGGGACGTTCACCGAGGCGGCCTTGCGGCAGATCACCGCCGCCGGTCTGGTACCTGGGCAGGCGGCCGGGGGAGTGGATCCCTCGCCCGTCGACAGCACCTCCGCCGCGCTGGACGCCGTGCGCGACGGCACCGCCGAGTACGCCTGCGTCCCGATCGAGAATTCGATCGACGGATCGGTGACGCCCACCCTGGACAGCCTGGCCATCGGCTCACCGCTGCAGGTGTTCGCCGAAACCACTTTGGACGTCGCGTTCAGCATCGCCGTCAAACCGGGCCGCAGCGCGGCGGACGTGCGGACGCTGGCGGCCTTCGGCGTGGCGGCGGCCCAGGTGCGACAGTGGGTGGCCGCCAATCTGGCCGACGCCAAGCTGCGGCCCGCGTACTCCAACGCCGACGCCGCCCAGCAGGTGGCCGAGGGACATGCCGACGCCGCGGTAACCTCGCCGCTGGCCGTCACCCGCTGGGGGCTGGCCACCCTGGCCGACGGCGTCGTCGACGAGTCCAACGCCCGCACCCGCTTCCTTCTCGTCGGCCGGCCGGGGCCCCCGCCGGCCCGCACCGGAGCCGACCGCACCTCGGTCGTGTTGCGCATCGACAACGCGCCCGGGGCGCTGCTGGCCGCGCTCGCCGAATTCGCCATCCGGGGCATCGACCTGACCCGCATCGAATCGCGGCCCACCCGAACCGGACTCGGCACCTATCGGTTTTTCGCCGACTGCGTGGGCCACATCGACGACGATGCCGTCGCCGAGGCACTCAAAGCGCTGCACCGTCGTTGTGCTGATGTGCGATACCTGGGATCCTGGCCCACCGGCTCACCCGCGGGGGCGTTGCCGCCGTCGGCCGACGAGGGCGCGCGCTGGTTAGCGCAGCTGCGAGACGGAAAGCCCGACGAGCGGGGGTCGTTGGGGTGA
- a CDS encoding DUF2470 domain-containing protein → MVLPLSCPAPTTAERIRSACVRAGGALLAIEHDDPVPTPLHHLMDDGSVALAVPVERAGGLARPISGSQALLELTDYAPLPLREPVRSLVWVRGHLQQVPPSETLDTLDLIAAECPNPALLGVDTPRCAPTDGEEPRYTLLRLEIASVVVTDATGAEPVSVGDLLEARPDPFCALESSLLWHLDTAHSDVLARLVSRLPAPLRRGHVRPLGLDRYGVRFRVESDDRDHDVRLPFHRPVDDMTGLSQAIRVLMGCPFINGLRARG, encoded by the coding sequence ATGGTGTTACCGCTGAGTTGCCCCGCCCCGACCACCGCCGAACGGATACGCAGCGCCTGCGTCCGCGCCGGCGGCGCGCTGCTGGCCATCGAGCATGACGACCCCGTCCCCACCCCCCTGCACCACCTGATGGACGACGGATCCGTCGCCCTGGCGGTCCCCGTCGAAAGGGCAGGCGGGCTCGCGCGCCCCATCTCGGGGTCTCAGGCGCTGCTGGAGCTGACCGACTACGCGCCGCTTCCGCTGCGCGAACCGGTCCGCTCGCTGGTCTGGGTGCGCGGGCACCTCCAACAGGTGCCGCCGAGCGAGACCCTCGACACGCTCGACCTGATCGCCGCCGAGTGCCCGAATCCGGCGCTGCTGGGCGTCGACACCCCGCGCTGCGCGCCCACCGACGGCGAGGAACCGCGCTACACGCTGCTGCGGCTGGAGATCGCCTCGGTGGTGGTCACCGACGCCACCGGCGCGGAGCCGGTCAGCGTCGGCGACCTGCTGGAGGCGCGGCCCGATCCGTTCTGCGCGCTCGAGTCGAGCCTGCTGTGGCACCTGGACACCGCCCACAGCGATGTGCTGGCGCGGCTGGTGTCCAGGCTTCCCGCCCCCCTGCGGCGCGGCCACGTGCGGCCGCTGGGCCTGGACCGCTACGGCGTCCGGTTCCGCGTCGAGAGCGACGACCGCGATCACGACGTCCGGCTGCCCTTCCACAGACCGGTCGACGACATGACCGGCCTGAGCCAGGCCATCCGGGTGCTGATGGGCTGCCCCTTCATCAACGGGCTGCGGGCGCGCGGGTAG
- a CDS encoding LCP family protein, producing MNGDRSPQRRRPPAGNPPAQPRPEPPQVIRRPAGPPVSPTAETQPLHQPPSPPAAAPAARVPPPRPQAPRAPRRRRRFRWVRAVVSVLLVGLLLIGAGVVAGAIWFDHRLHREHALADYQDRPSAGRGANWLIVGSDSRQALSAEQQQDLATGGDIGNGRTDTILLVHVPGVGAGVPTTMVSIPRDSYVPIPGHGKDKINAAFAIGGAQLLVQTVEQATGLRLDHYAEIGFGGFAALVDALGGVTVCPKTAFNDPLAGIELPAGCQTLNGRNALGYVRSRDTPRADLDRMVNQRQFVAALLHRVASPAVWLNPWRWFSVPRAAADALTVDRNDHVWDLARLGWALHGSTTTMTVPIGQFTDGDAGSVVVWNHDEAARLFQSLASDAPLPPATSDEQQ from the coding sequence GTGAACGGCGACCGCTCACCGCAACGCCGGCGGCCCCCCGCGGGGAACCCGCCCGCGCAGCCGCGTCCCGAGCCGCCGCAGGTGATCCGCCGCCCGGCCGGCCCGCCGGTGTCACCGACCGCGGAGACCCAGCCGCTGCACCAACCACCCTCACCACCCGCCGCCGCGCCGGCGGCCCGGGTTCCGCCGCCCCGACCGCAGGCGCCCCGCGCGCCGCGGCGGCGGCGCCGGTTCCGCTGGGTCCGCGCGGTGGTGTCGGTCCTGCTGGTCGGCCTGCTGCTGATCGGCGCGGGCGTCGTCGCGGGGGCGATCTGGTTCGACCACAGACTGCACCGCGAGCACGCGCTCGCCGACTACCAAGACCGCCCCTCGGCAGGCCGGGGCGCCAACTGGCTGATCGTCGGGTCGGACAGCCGCCAGGCGCTCAGCGCCGAGCAGCAGCAGGATCTGGCCACCGGCGGCGACATCGGTAACGGCCGTACCGACACGATCCTGCTGGTCCACGTGCCGGGCGTCGGGGCGGGTGTGCCGACCACCATGGTGTCGATTCCGCGCGATTCCTATGTGCCGATCCCGGGTCATGGCAAGGACAAGATCAATGCCGCGTTCGCGATTGGCGGCGCGCAATTGCTGGTCCAGACGGTGGAGCAGGCCACCGGGTTGCGCCTCGACCATTACGCCGAGATCGGGTTCGGCGGGTTCGCCGCGCTCGTGGACGCGCTCGGCGGCGTGACGGTGTGCCCGAAGACGGCCTTCAACGATCCGCTGGCCGGCATCGAGCTGCCGGCGGGCTGCCAGACCCTCAACGGCCGCAACGCGCTCGGCTACGTCAGGTCGCGCGACACCCCGCGGGCGGACCTGGACCGGATGGTCAATCAACGGCAGTTCGTGGCGGCGCTGCTGCATCGGGTCGCCAGTCCCGCGGTCTGGCTCAACCCGTGGCGCTGGTTTTCGGTGCCCCGCGCGGCCGCCGACGCCCTGACCGTCGACCGGAATGACCACGTCTGGGATCTGGCCCGGCTCGGCTGGGCACTACACGGGTCGACCACCACCATGACCGTCCCGATCGGCCAGTTCACCGACGGTGACGCCGGGTCGGTGGTGGTGTGGAACCACGACGAGGCCGCGCGGTTGTTCCAGTCGTTGGCGTCCGATGCGCCCCTGCCCCCGGCCACATCGGACGAACAGCAATAG
- a CDS encoding glycerophosphodiester phosphodiesterase, producing the protein MTWADEVLAGHPYVVAHRGASAARPEHTLAAYDLALKEGADGVECDVRLTRDGHLVCVHDRRLDRTSTGAGLVSTMTLAELRELEYGAWHGSWREDGAHGDTSLLTLDALVSLVLDWHRPVKLFIETKHPVRYGSLVETKLLAALHRFGIAAPASADRSRAVVMSFSASAVWRIRRAAPLLPTVLLGKTARYLTSGAPTAIGATAVGPSLATLKDYPQLADRAIAQGRAVYCWNVDDYDDIDFCRDVGVAWLATHHPGRTKAWLQGNRDGEGSG; encoded by the coding sequence ATGACGTGGGCCGACGAGGTGCTCGCCGGGCATCCCTATGTCGTCGCCCATCGCGGCGCGTCGGCCGCGCGGCCCGAGCACACGCTGGCCGCCTACGACCTTGCGCTGAAAGAAGGCGCCGACGGCGTGGAATGCGACGTGCGCCTGACCCGCGACGGCCATCTGGTGTGCGTGCACGACCGCCGGCTGGACCGGACCTCGACCGGGGCCGGCTTGGTCAGCACGATGACCCTCGCCGAATTGCGCGAGCTCGAGTACGGAGCGTGGCACGGCAGCTGGCGGGAAGACGGCGCCCACGGCGACACCAGTCTGCTGACGCTGGACGCGCTGGTGTCGCTGGTGCTGGATTGGCATCGGCCGGTGAAGCTGTTCATCGAAACCAAGCACCCGGTCCGGTACGGCTCGCTGGTGGAAACCAAGCTGCTCGCGGCGCTGCATCGGTTCGGCATCGCCGCGCCCGCCTCGGCGGACCGGTCGCGCGCGGTGGTGATGTCGTTCTCGGCGTCCGCGGTCTGGCGGATCCGGCGGGCCGCCCCGCTGCTGCCTACGGTGCTGCTCGGCAAGACCGCCCGCTATCTGACCAGCGGCGCGCCGACGGCCATCGGCGCCACCGCCGTCGGGCCCTCGCTGGCGACGCTGAAGGACTACCCCCAACTCGCCGACCGCGCCATCGCCCAGGGCAGGGCGGTGTACTGCTGGAACGTCGACGACTACGACGACATCGATTTCTGCCGCGACGTCGGGGTGGCCTGGCTCGCCACGCACCACCCGGGCCGCACCAAGGCCTGGCTGCAGGGCAACCGCGATGGTGAGGGCAGCGGATAG
- a CDS encoding DUF4328 domain-containing protein, whose amino-acid sequence MIQVCSQCGTRWNVRDRQREWCPRCRGALMAPAPDAPPADPRWGAPGAATQARPSAAPGWQRTPPRLPPGYRWIAVRPGAAPPPRRGRRPLGPTPRYAVIPRWGLADRVEQMPVATDAAPAQPGPPAQIVRTTSFVSVLVLSIAALVYVVRYVLLVINRNTLLNSWVAFAADWLGVLASVGAGAAVIASGVQLIRWMIARRAAVFAHHGLPEQRSARALWAGCVVPLANLLWAPVYVIELALLEEHYARLRGAILQWWGAWVCSYAVSIAAIATSFATDAQGIANNTVLMVFAYLLAAATLAAATRVFEGFQRKPVARPAHRWVAVPADGTPARASAAPVELKGQEPAA is encoded by the coding sequence GTGATCCAGGTGTGCTCCCAGTGCGGCACGCGCTGGAACGTGCGTGACCGACAACGCGAATGGTGTCCGCGCTGCCGCGGAGCCCTGATGGCGCCCGCGCCGGACGCCCCGCCGGCCGATCCCAGATGGGGTGCGCCCGGTGCCGCGACGCAGGCTCGCCCCTCGGCGGCGCCGGGGTGGCAGCGCACGCCGCCGCGACTGCCGCCCGGCTACCGCTGGATCGCGGTGCGGCCCGGCGCCGCGCCGCCGCCGCGACGCGGCCGGCGTCCCCTCGGGCCCACTCCGCGCTACGCCGTCATCCCGCGGTGGGGGCTGGCCGACCGCGTCGAGCAGATGCCCGTGGCCACGGACGCAGCACCCGCGCAGCCCGGGCCACCGGCCCAGATCGTCCGCACCACGTCGTTCGTCAGCGTGCTGGTGCTCAGCATCGCCGCCCTGGTCTACGTGGTGCGGTACGTCCTGCTGGTGATCAACCGGAACACCTTGCTGAACTCGTGGGTGGCGTTCGCGGCCGACTGGCTCGGCGTGCTCGCCAGCGTGGGCGCGGGCGCGGCGGTGATCGCCTCCGGCGTGCAGCTGATCCGCTGGATGATCGCCCGCCGCGCGGCTGTGTTCGCCCACCACGGTCTGCCCGAGCAGCGCTCCGCGCGGGCGCTCTGGGCCGGCTGCGTCGTGCCGCTGGCCAACCTGCTCTGGGCCCCGGTGTACGTGATCGAGCTGGCGCTGCTCGAAGAGCACTACGCCCGGCTGCGAGGCGCGATCCTGCAGTGGTGGGGGGCGTGGGTGTGCAGCTACGCGGTGTCCATCGCGGCCATCGCGACCAGCTTCGCCACCGACGCCCAGGGCATCGCCAACAACACCGTGCTGATGGTCTTCGCGTATCTGCTCGCGGCCGCCACGCTGGCCGCCGCCACCCGCGTGTTCGAGGGATTCCAGCGCAAACCCGTCGCCCGGCCCGCGCATCGCTGGGTCGCGGTTCCCGCCGACGGCACCCCGGCGCGGGCTTCCGCCGCCCCAGTTGAGTTGAAGGGGCAGGAACCGGCAGCATAG
- a CDS encoding superoxide dismutase: MAEYTLPDLDWDYAALEPHISGQINEIHHSKHHATYVKGVNDALSKLEEARANEDHAAIFLNEKNLAFHLGGHVNHSIWWKNLSPDGGDKPTGELAAAIDDAFGSFDRFRAQFSAAANGLQGSGWAVLGYDTLGNRLLTFQLYDQQANVPLGIIPLLQVDMWEHAFYLQYKNVKADYVKAFWNVVNWADVQKRYAAATSKTQGLIFG; the protein is encoded by the coding sequence GTGGCTGAATACACCCTGCCCGACTTGGACTGGGACTATGCAGCGTTGGAACCGCACATCTCGGGGCAGATCAACGAGATCCACCACAGTAAGCACCACGCCACATACGTCAAAGGCGTGAATGACGCTCTGTCCAAGCTCGAAGAGGCCCGCGCCAACGAGGACCACGCTGCGATCTTCCTGAACGAAAAGAACCTCGCATTCCACCTCGGTGGCCACGTCAACCACTCGATCTGGTGGAAGAACCTGTCGCCGGACGGCGGCGACAAGCCGACCGGCGAACTGGCTGCTGCGATCGACGACGCGTTCGGGTCCTTCGACCGATTCCGCGCGCAATTCAGCGCGGCCGCCAACGGGCTGCAGGGCTCGGGCTGGGCCGTCCTGGGCTACGACACCCTCGGCAACCGGCTGCTGACCTTCCAGCTGTACGACCAGCAGGCCAACGTTCCGCTCGGCATCATCCCCTTGCTGCAGGTCGACATGTGGGAGCACGCCTTCTACCTGCAGTACAAGAACGTCAAGGCGGATTACGTCAAGGCGTTCTGGAACGTCGTCAACTGGGCGGACGTGCAGAAGCGGTACGCGGCCGCGACCTCGAAAACCCAGGGCCTCATTTTCGGCTGA
- a CDS encoding TMEM165/GDT1 family protein, whose translation MLAATLLTLGVVFVAELGDRSQLITMTYALRYRWWVVLTGVALAAFTVHGVSVTIGHFLGAALPARPLAIASALAFLAFAVWAWREGAATDETVSQPSEPRFAFLTVVSSFALAEMSDKTALATVTLASHHDWVGVWIGSTLGMVLADGLAIAAGRLLHRRLPEKLLHVVASLLFATFGVWMLFDSALGWRWVAVAATVAVATAAAAIAVAQTRRRRRTVRANMRRTTANRLS comes from the coding sequence ATGCTCGCCGCCACCCTCTTGACCCTGGGAGTGGTGTTCGTCGCCGAACTCGGCGACAGATCCCAGCTGATCACCATGACCTACGCCCTGCGCTATCGGTGGTGGGTGGTGCTGACCGGTGTGGCGCTCGCCGCGTTCACGGTGCACGGCGTCTCGGTGACGATCGGTCACTTCCTCGGCGCCGCCCTACCGGCGCGGCCGCTGGCCATCGCGTCCGCCCTCGCCTTCCTCGCGTTCGCGGTGTGGGCCTGGCGGGAGGGCGCCGCCACCGACGAGACGGTGTCGCAGCCGAGCGAACCGCGATTCGCCTTCCTGACGGTGGTGTCCTCGTTCGCGCTCGCCGAGATGAGCGACAAGACAGCCCTGGCGACGGTGACGTTGGCCAGCCACCACGACTGGGTCGGGGTGTGGATCGGCTCGACGCTGGGCATGGTGCTGGCCGACGGCCTGGCGATCGCCGCGGGACGGCTGTTGCATCGGCGCCTTCCGGAAAAATTGCTGCACGTGGTGGCCAGCCTGCTGTTCGCAACGTTCGGCGTGTGGATGCTGTTCGACAGCGCTCTGGGCTGGCGTTGGGTGGCCGTCGCGGCGACGGTTGCCGTCGCGACGGCCGCTGCCGCAATCGCGGTCGCACAGACGCGGCGGCGCCGCAGAACCGTCAGGGCAAATATGCGCCGGACCACCGCAAACCGGCTAAGTTAA
- a CDS encoding DUF6474 family protein, with amino-acid sequence MGLFRKRKSRATRRAEARAIKARAKLEAKLAAKNEVRRAKSAQRAENKALRAQIRAQRDSDRNALKVAEAELKAAREGKIFSPTRIRRVLTVSRLLAPILTPLIYRAAVAARAMIDQRRADQLGIPLAQIGQFSGHGAQLSARVAGAEKSLRMVQDKKPKDAETKQFVSAIAERLTDLSAAITAAENMPAARRRSAHAAISSQLDGIEADLMARLGLS; translated from the coding sequence ATGGGCCTGTTCCGCAAGCGAAAGAGCCGCGCGACGCGTCGCGCCGAAGCCCGCGCGATCAAGGCCCGCGCGAAGCTCGAGGCCAAGCTGGCCGCGAAAAACGAGGTCCGCCGCGCCAAATCCGCGCAACGGGCGGAGAACAAAGCGCTGCGCGCCCAGATCAGGGCCCAACGCGACAGCGACCGCAACGCACTGAAAGTCGCCGAGGCCGAACTCAAAGCCGCGCGGGAGGGCAAGATCTTCTCACCGACACGAATCCGCCGGGTGCTGACCGTGTCTCGGCTGCTCGCGCCGATCCTCACCCCGCTCATCTACCGGGCGGCCGTCGCGGCCCGGGCGATGATCGATCAGCGTCGGGCTGATCAGCTCGGCATTCCGCTGGCCCAGATCGGCCAGTTCTCCGGTCACGGCGCCCAGCTGTCGGCCCGCGTCGCCGGGGCGGAGAAGTCGCTGCGGATGGTGCAGGACAAGAAGCCCAAGGACGCCGAGACCAAACAGTTCGTCTCCGCGATCGCCGAACGGCTCACCGACCTGTCGGCGGCGATCACCGCCGCCGAGAACATGCCGGCCGCGCGGCGGCGCTCGGCCCACGCCGCGATCTCGTCGCAGCTCGACGGGATCGAGGCGGACCTGATGGCGCGTCTCGGCCTGAGCTGA
- a CDS encoding YcnI family copper-binding membrane protein, translating into MAIPSRWISRSLIALAAAVALYLGSAAQTPAAWAHVHASSDNAVRGAMAVVTFQVPNESNTGSLTTALTVTLPNVASARTESLPGWTARLDRDAASGTVRSVTWTANLTGGIGPDQFGLFRLSVKLPDADTVSFPATQTYADGTVVKWDQPPLPDGSEPEHPMPMLTLATGPSGPHQHHASPASAPAAARSNAADNAARLLGGAALVVAAAGVAIALIRRRT; encoded by the coding sequence ATGGCAATCCCCAGCAGGTGGATCTCGCGCAGCCTGATCGCGCTCGCCGCGGCCGTCGCCCTCTATCTCGGATCGGCGGCCCAGACCCCCGCCGCCTGGGCGCACGTGCACGCCAGCAGCGACAACGCGGTGCGCGGGGCCATGGCGGTCGTCACGTTCCAGGTGCCCAACGAGTCGAACACCGGGTCGCTGACCACCGCGCTGACCGTCACGCTTCCCAACGTCGCGTCGGCCCGCACCGAGAGCCTGCCCGGCTGGACGGCCAGGCTCGACCGGGACGCCGCGTCCGGCACCGTGCGTTCGGTGACGTGGACGGCGAACCTGACCGGCGGGATCGGGCCGGATCAATTCGGGCTGTTCCGGCTGTCGGTGAAGCTGCCCGACGCCGATACCGTCAGCTTCCCGGCCACGCAGACCTACGCCGACGGAACCGTCGTGAAATGGGACCAGCCGCCGTTGCCCGACGGAAGCGAACCGGAGCACCCGATGCCGATGCTGACCCTCGCCACCGGCCCGTCGGGCCCGCACCAACATCACGCGTCACCTGCGTCGGCGCCCGCCGCCGCACGGTCGAATGCGGCCGACAACGCGGCGCGGCTGCTGGGCGGCGCGGCCCTGGTGGTGGCCGCCGCCGGCGTCGCGATCGCACTGATCCGCCGACGAACATGA
- a CDS encoding copper resistance CopC family protein — protein MRRLALAACVGVMFVIATLAAPVAGAHATRVATDPAPDAVLAAGPQRVSATFNEQLQTTFAAMTVVGPDGNVWSTGEPAVQGAVVGIALRALGPAGTYTVNYRVTSADGHVVSGSWSFRLTVPGTGTPGPPAAGPDGGGALPVWPFVAAAVALVAGGAWWAARRRR, from the coding sequence ATGAGGCGCCTGGCGCTCGCTGCGTGCGTGGGCGTCATGTTCGTGATCGCCACCCTGGCCGCGCCGGTCGCGGGCGCGCACGCGACCCGCGTCGCCACCGATCCCGCGCCCGATGCGGTGCTGGCCGCCGGCCCGCAGCGGGTGAGCGCGACGTTCAACGAGCAGTTGCAAACCACGTTCGCGGCAATGACGGTGGTGGGGCCCGACGGCAACGTGTGGTCCACCGGGGAGCCGGCGGTGCAGGGCGCGGTGGTCGGCATCGCCCTGCGTGCGCTAGGGCCGGCCGGGACGTACACGGTGAACTACCGGGTGACGTCCGCCGATGGCCACGTGGTGTCCGGATCATGGTCGTTCCGCCTCACGGTGCCCGGCACCGGCACGCCCGGTCCGCCCGCGGCCGGCCCGGACGGCGGCGGCGCGCTCCCGGTCTGGCCGTTCGTCGCGGCCGCGGTGGCCCTCGTCGCCGGCGGCGCGTGGTGGGCGGCGCGGCGCAGGCGGTGA
- a CDS encoding Rv3852 family protein, with protein sequence MADPQDPTNSAPDGAGTPPEKRPPAKAAKKAAKAPAKKAPAKKAPAKKAPAKKAPAKKVPAKAAEPTPPKPPEQPLDVQQRAESNGDLTAAAKDAAAQAKSTVETANDPVSPAVAGAAAGQSPVPLIVALAVSLLAILLIRQLRRR encoded by the coding sequence ATGGCAGACCCGCAGGACCCGACCAACAGCGCACCCGACGGCGCCGGCACCCCGCCGGAGAAGAGACCGCCCGCCAAGGCGGCGAAGAAGGCCGCGAAAGCGCCGGCCAAGAAGGCACCTGCGAAGAAGGCGCCCGCCAAGAAGGCACCGGCCAAGAAGGCACCCGCCAAGAAGGTGCCGGCCAAGGCCGCCGAACCCACACCGCCGAAACCACCCGAGCAGCCGCTCGATGTGCAGCAGCGCGCCGAAAGCAACGGCGACCTGACCGCCGCCGCGAAAGATGCTGCCGCACAGGCGAAGTCCACCGTGGAGACGGCGAACGACCCGGTCTCGCCCGCCGTCGCGGGAGCGGCGGCGGGCCAATCCCCGGTGCCGCTGATCGTTGCGCTGGCCGTCAGCCTGCTGGCCATCCTGCTCATCCGCCAGCTGCGGCGCCGCTGA
- the rraA gene encoding ribonuclease E activity regulator RraA, translating into MTVSFRPTADLVDSIGPDVRSCDVQFRQLGGRAEFAGPISTVRCFQDNALLKSVLSEPGDGGVLVIDGDGSLHTALVGDVIAELARSNGWAGLIVNGAVRDSATLRGMDIGIKALGTNPRKSTKTGAGERDVEIALGGITFVPGEIAYSDDDGIVVVAAGQ; encoded by the coding sequence GTGACGGTGTCTTTCCGGCCGACGGCCGACCTCGTAGACAGCATCGGTCCCGACGTCCGCAGCTGCGACGTGCAATTCCGCCAGCTGGGCGGGCGGGCCGAATTCGCCGGGCCGATCAGCACCGTGCGGTGCTTTCAGGACAACGCGCTGCTGAAATCGGTGCTTTCGGAGCCTGGCGACGGCGGGGTCCTGGTCATCGACGGCGACGGCTCCCTGCACACCGCGCTGGTCGGCGACGTCATCGCGGAACTGGCCCGGTCCAACGGCTGGGCGGGGCTCATCGTCAACGGCGCGGTGCGCGACTCGGCCACGTTGCGCGGGATGGACATCGGCATCAAGGCCCTGGGCACCAATCCGCGTAAGAGCACCAAGACCGGCGCCGGCGAGCGCGACGTCGAGATCGCCCTGGGCGGTATCACCTTCGTACCGGGCGAGATCGCCTACAGCGACGACGACGGGATCGTCGTCGTCGCCGCAGGCCAGTGA
- a CDS encoding flavin-containing monooxygenase, with the protein MTEHLDVLIVGAGISGVSAAWHLQERCPTKSYAILERRADLGGTWDLFKYPGIRSDSDMFTLGFRFKPWRSAKSIADGASIKAYIKETAVENKIEPKIRYRHRVVAADWSDADNRWTVTVESDGRQSEITCSFLFACTGYYNYDEGFSPTFPGSDDFGGTIVHPQHWPEDLDYAGKRIVVIGSGATAITLIPALVNSGAGHVTMLQRSPTYIGSLPGVDPFAEKANRLLPDHLAHMANRWKAIAFSTFQYQLSRKAPGYMRKTLMTMAQRRLPEGYDVEKHFGPRYNVWDERLCLAPDGDFFRTIRHGKADVVTDTIDRFTKTGIKLSSGEELAADIIVTATGLNMQLLGGVKPTRNGEDIDLTSLMTYKGLMFSGVPNFAITFGYTNASWTLKADLVSEFVCRLLNYMDAKGFDFVEPQHPGKDVDELPFMDFTPGYFRRSMHLLPKSGSRAPWRLKQNYFIDMRTIRRGKVDDEGLKFAKKPAPVAV; encoded by the coding sequence ATGACTGAGCACCTTGACGTCCTCATCGTGGGCGCCGGCATCTCCGGCGTGAGCGCGGCCTGGCACCTGCAGGAACGCTGCCCGACAAAGAGCTACGCCATCCTCGAACGCCGCGCCGACCTGGGCGGGACCTGGGACCTGTTCAAGTACCCAGGCATCCGGTCGGACTCGGACATGTTCACCCTGGGCTTCCGGTTCAAGCCCTGGCGCTCCGCGAAGTCGATCGCCGACGGGGCCTCGATCAAGGCCTACATCAAGGAGACCGCGGTCGAGAACAAGATCGAGCCGAAGATCCGCTACCGGCACCGGGTGGTGGCCGCCGACTGGTCCGACGCCGACAACCGCTGGACCGTGACGGTCGAGAGCGACGGCCGGCAGAGCGAGATCACGTGTTCGTTCCTGTTCGCCTGCACCGGCTACTACAACTACGACGAGGGGTTCTCGCCGACCTTCCCGGGCTCGGACGACTTCGGCGGAACCATCGTCCACCCGCAGCACTGGCCGGAGGACCTCGACTACGCGGGTAAGCGGATCGTCGTCATCGGTTCCGGCGCGACCGCGATCACCCTGATTCCGGCGCTGGTGAACTCGGGCGCGGGTCACGTGACGATGCTGCAGCGCTCGCCGACCTACATCGGCTCGCTGCCCGGTGTCGACCCGTTCGCCGAGAAGGCCAACCGGCTGCTGCCCGACCACCTCGCGCACATGGCCAACCGCTGGAAAGCCATCGCGTTCAGCACCTTCCAATACCAGCTTTCCCGCAAGGCCCCGGGCTACATGCGCAAGACGTTGATGACGATGGCGCAGCGACGCCTGCCCGAGGGCTACGACGTCGAAAAGCACTTCGGCCCCCGCTACAACGTCTGGGACGAGCGGTTGTGCCTGGCCCCCGACGGCGACTTCTTCCGGACCATCCGGCACGGCAAGGCCGACGTCGTCACCGACACCATCGACCGGTTCACCAAGACCGGAATCAAGCTCAGCTCGGGCGAGGAATTGGCGGCCGACATCATCGTCACCGCAACGGGTTTGAACATGCAGCTGCTGGGGGGCGTGAAGCCGACCCGCAACGGCGAGGACATCGACCTGACCTCACTGATGACCTACAAGGGCCTGATGTTCTCCGGCGTGCCGAACTTCGCGATCACCTTCGGCTACACCAACGCGTCCTGGACGCTGAAGGCCGACCTGGTCTCAGAGTTCGTGTGCCGGCTGCTGAACTACATGGACGCCAAGGGCTTTGACTTCGTGGAGCCGCAGCATCCCGGCAAGGACGTCGATGAGCTGCCGTTCATGGACTTCACCCCGGGCTACTTCCGGCGTTCGATGCACCTGCTGCCCAAGTCCGGATCGCGGGCGCCGTGGCGGCTCAAGCAGAACTACTTTATCGACATGCGCACGATCCGGCGCGGCAAGGTCGACGACGAAGGCCTGAAGTTCGCGAAAAAGCCTGCCCCGGTTGCCGTTTAG